A segment of the Desulfuromonadaceae bacterium genome:
TACCGCCGCCTTTTGCACGATGAATGAAGAACGCACCGCTGAGGGGCTGCCGACCTTTGCCAACCCGCGCAACGCCGCGGCCGGGAGCCTGCGGCAGCTCGATCCGGCGCTCACCGCCAAACGGCCATTGCGGATCTTCTGCTACGGCATCGGTGCTCTCGACGGGGTCACCCCAACCCGCCATGACACCCTGCTCAATCTGCTCAACGATTGGGGACTGCCGGTCAACCTGTCCGGCATGCGCAAAACGGTCGGCGTTGCCGGGGCAATCGACTACTTCCGCGCATTGATCGAGAGCCGCGATGCCCTCGCATTTGAAATCGATGGTATGGTCATCAAGGTTAACGACTTGAACCTGCAACGTCAGCTGGGAGCGACGTCGCGTGCGCCGCGCTGGGCGATTGCGGCAAAGTTCCCGCCACGTCAGGCAGAAACGACGGTCAACGATATTCTGTTGCAGGTTGGCCGCACCGGCGCGATTACCCCGGTGGCGGTCCTTCAGCCGGTCAAGATCAGCGGAGTCACCGTATCACGCGCCAGCCTGCACAACTGGGATGAAATTGCCCGGCTCGATGTCCGTATCGGCGACCGGGTGCTGGTCGAACGCGCCGGGGATGTAATTCCCGATGTCGTCAAGGTGCTGACCGACAGGCGTGATGGCAGCGAGCGCCCCCTCCCCGAACCGGCAACCTGCCCGGCCTGTGCAGCGCCAGTAAAACGTTTTAACGACGAAGTCGTGCCGCGCTGTCAGGGGCTGGCCTGCCCGGCGCAGCTCAAGGAGAGGATCAAACATTTTGTCAGTCGCAAGGCAATGGATATCGACGGACTCGGCGGGCGCTATATCGATCAGCTGCTGGAGCTGCAACGGGTAACCAGCGTCGCCGACCTCTACACCTTGCAACGCGACGATCTGTTCCGGTTTGAACGGATGGGGGAGACCCTCGCCGACAAGCTGCTGGCCGCCATCGCCGCCAGCAAAAAACGCCCCCTGCAGCGGTTCCTCTTCGCACTTGGTATTCGCAACGTCGGGGCGCATCTTGCCAAGGTACTGGCCCGCCAGTTCGGCTCCCTGGAAAGATTGTCCACAGCGACCGAGGAAGAGTTGACCACCATCCACGAAATCGGCCCCCAGGTCGCTGCCAGTGTGGTCAGTTTCTTTCGCAATCCGGACAACCGCGCCATCCTGCAGCGCCTGGCACAGGCCGGAGTCGCCGCGCAAGAGGAAGCACCACGGGCAGGCGGAGCGCTCTTGGGAAAAACTTTCGTCTTTACCGGCACGTTGAGCCAGCTGGGGCGCACCGAAGCACAACAGAAGGTCGAGCGCTGCGGCGCTCGCGCCAGCGGCTCGGTGAGTAAAAAAACGGATTATGTCGTCGCCGGAACGGAAGCGGGGAGCAAGTTGGACAAAGCCCTCCAACTGGGGATCACCGTGATGACCGAAGAGGAATTTCTGGTCTTTATCGAAGGGCTGGAGGACTCGAAATGAGTAAACAACGCGTCACGGTCAACGTGACCGGAACAGTTCAGGGCGTCAACTTCCGCTATATCACCTACCGCCAGGCGCTGGCTCTCGGCGTCGCCGGGTGGGTCAAAAACCTGCCGGACGGCAGCGTTCAGCTTTGTTTTGAGGGGGAGGAAAGAGCCGTCAAGCAACTCCTCGACTGGCTGCACGTGGGACCGTCGAGCGCCCGGGTCGATAAATTGACCATTCAACCGGAAGCTTACCGCGGGGAATTCGATTGCTTTGAGATTTTGCGCTGAGTGACTAGTACCCGCCGAAATCGCTCAACGCATCAAGACCGCTCAGTTCAAACGTCAGGTATATATTGCGATCATCGGGACGGTTGCGCAACGACAGCCGCAACGTCCAGCACTCGCCGCGATACTCGGCGGCAACGAACCGTTCCAGGGTCCGGTTGTTGTCCAGCGCGTAACGATGACGATAGGTCAGCAGCAGCGGTTGCAACCAGTCGAACGCCACTTCCCCTCCCACATATTCCAGCGCGTCGCGGGAATAGCGGTATTCGACACTCAACCGGTTTTCGCCCGCAGCGTGGAGTTCGCCGCGCAGGTTGAACGCGGCGAATTTTTTGTAAAAACCGCCTTGCTCGGCAGAGTGATCGTAAGCAAGGTCAAGATCGATAAAACTGAAATCGGTTGGCCGCAGCAGCGCCTCCATCTCCAGCGGCAACCAGGGGCGGCGCTGATCGTTCGCACTTTGCGGCTCACGACGCTTTTCATTAAGATCAAATTCCTGTGCCAGCCGAAGTTGCAACAGTTCCCGCCAGCTGTTTCCCTGCTCACGACTGAAACGCCCCGCCACCCGGTTGGTAAGACTGAACCGCAACCGATTGCGCGGCTCAAGCCGGTCATTAGTGTCGAAATCGGGGAGGTGTGACTGATCATCATCCGGAATAAAGTGATAGCTCAGTTCTGGTTCTATTTCGTGGCGGAGCAGACCAAGGGACGAGCCGGGACGGGAAAAGTCCCGGAGCAAGCGCGTACTCAGCGCCATGCGCCCGTCAAACACCCCCTGATGTTCCGCACCGGGACCGGCTGCCGAGGTCTGATAGACGCGCTCCAGCCAGGCGACCTCGCTCTCGAAGGTAAAAAAACCTCCCGGTCGAACCACTGTCGCCAGCGCCGGGCGCACCCCCAGACGAAGCCCCTTCATCCCGCTGCGACGCCAGAAGTAGGTTGTCTCTCCGTCAAAACGCCACCACAGCGGTGTCCGCGCAAGCTGTCGGCGAATGGCGGCCAGCCGCATCTCCGGCAAACGTTGCACAGTCGTGTCGTTATCGTTCTCCAGGTCGCGCAGATAATTGAAACCACCGGAGAGGTTCAACAGTCCCCAGGTCCGCCCGGCATAAAGGGTTGATTCAAGCTGGGCACGGTTGTAATCGCCCGCCGCCTCACCAAAATCAGCATAAAAATCGTTTGCGCTGACGTAATGCAGATCAGCGCTTAACCGTACCTGGCCGGGCAATACCCCCTGATGACGCCAGCTCCCGGCGTAACGATTATCGGCGGCGGCGTTGGTGGCATTGACATGGTAAAGACGCGCTTCGCCGCTGTTGTCACGACCAAGCAGATAACGATATTCCACCCCCTTGCCGTAACCGAGCCGCGAGAAGTAATCAACCGAGAAGGTGGCATCAAGATTCCGGCCGATGACCTGGTACCAGGCCAGTGACAACTGATACCCCTTGCGGTCCGAGAAACCAAATCCGGGCAGCATAAACCCCGATTCACGTTCACTTTTTACCGGGTAGAACAGATATGGCAGGTAGAGAACCGGAATGTCACGCAGATAGAAAAAACCATGTTTGCCAACCGCATAGCCACCGACCGTCACATCCAGTTCATCAAGCGAAAATTTCCACGCCGGAGGGTCGCCGGGACAGGCGGTAAAGGTGCCATTCGTTATCAGATAGTTCGCTTCACCGGTCTTTTCGATCTGATCACCGCTGATCCGCACCCCGCTCCCTAAAAATTTCAGCCGACCGTTCGTTACTGACGCGGTCTTGTCGTTGAGACGCAGTGTGACCCGCTCGGCGTTCAGCTCTGTGGTACTGTCTCGCAACGCAACAGCTCCGCGCGCCTGAGCCTCGCGAGTTTCCGCATTCCAGATCATTTCCCGGGATGTCATCTCCATCCCGGAATATTTCAACTGCACATCACCCCGTGCCTGGTAAACCCCCGCCTCGCGGTCAAAATCGAGGGTATCAGCGGAGAGGGCAACGGCACCTTCGTCTGCTGCGCTCACCGCTGGCACAATGAAAAGCAGCAGCGCAACACACATCAGCCCACCCATGAAAAGATATTTTTTCAGGCGCATCGTGCCTCGGTTCCAATCAAAATTTCACGCGCGGCGGCGGCCAGAAAAAGGGATCCGGCAACCAGAACAATCTCGTTTTCGCAACAGGCTGCCTGGGCTGCAGCGAGTGCTCCGGCAACATCCAAAGCGGTGTGGGAAGAAGTTCCGTACCCCGTCACTGCGGCGCTCAATGCCTGTGGGTCGATACCGGCTTCGACCGGCAACGGCGGACAGATCACCGACGCTGCAAAGGGCAAAAGTGGCACGATAATCTCCGCACAGTTCTTGTCCGCCTTGATCGCGGCCACCCAGTGCACCCTGGCCCCGTGCCGGGCCAGATAGGCCGCCAAAGTCGCGGCACCCCCTGCATTATGGGCACCGTCGATCAACACGCCGGGGGCGCCATCGACCCACTCCAGACGTCCCGGCCAGACCGTCTCACTGACCGCGCGGCGCAGCTGCGTAGCGGCGAGGGAAAAACCGCGCTCGCGGAGCAGCGCGGCGAGACACAGGGCCTGCGCCAGATTGTCCCGCTGATGCGCTCCGGCCAGCCCCGCTGTCAACCCCGCCAGCGTCCCCCCCGGTCCCTGCCAGGTGAAAGTTTCACCCGTGTCGATCACGCGATAATCCTCGCCGTAACACAACAGCGGGGCACCTTGCCGCGCCGCCAACACCCTGAGTCGTTGTTCTGCAAGCGGCGGTTGTTTCCCCAGAACCACGGGGATTTCGGGCTTGATAATCCCGCCTTTTTCGCCGGCAATCGTGGCCAGATCGTTACCGAGATAGGCCGCATGGTCGAGGCAGATCGGCGTAATCGCACACAGCAGCGGGGTAACCGCGTTGGTTGCGTCAAGTCTCCCCCCCATGCCGACTTCGAGGATGGCAATATCGACATTGCACTCGCGAAAGCGGGTCAGCGCCATGGCGGTGGTCAGCTCAAAGAAGGTGACGGGAAGGTCGCCGACCTGTGCGCGCAAGCGATCGGTCAGACGCACCAGATCGTCTACCGCCAACGGCACACCGTCGACCCGAATACGTTCACCGAAATGATGGAGGTGGGGGGAGGTATAGAGACCGACCCGGTAGCCCGACAGGCGCAGCATTGTCGCCAGCGCCACGGCAACAGAGCCTTTGCCGTTGCTCCCGGCGATGTGGATGATCGGAAAAGCAGAATCGGGGCGGTCGAGCCGGAGCAGCAGTTGCCGGATATTGTCGAGCCCCAGCTTGATTCCGAACCGCTGCAGCCCGTACAGATACTCCAGACTCCGCTGACCGGTCACCGGTCAGCTCTTTGTGAAAACACGCAGAATCTGGGCGAGACGCTCTTTCATTTCCGCCCGCGGAATGATCATGTCGACCATCCCGTGTTCGAGCAGATATTCGCTGCGCTGGAATCCTTCGGGGAGTTTCTGGCGGATCGTCTGTTCGATAACCCGCGGGCCGGCAAAACCGATCAACGCACGGGGCTCGGCAATATTCAGATCCCCGAGCATGGCGAAGCTGGCGGTGACCCCACCGGTGGTGGGATCGGTCAGAATCGACAGAAACGGGATCCCGGCCGCCTTCAATTTGGCCAGCGCCGCACTGGTCTTGGCCATCTGCATCAGCGATAAAATACTCTCCTGCATCCGCGCCCCGCCGGACGAAGAAAAGATCAGCACCGGGGCGCGATTCGCCAGCCCCCGTTCGATGGCGCGGGTGATTTTCTCGCCAACAACCGCGCCCATGCTCCCCCCCATGAAACCGAATTCAAAAACGGCCAGAACCGCCGGGACACCGTGAATCATCCCCTCGCCGCAGATCACCGCATCGCCACCACCACTTTTTTTAACCGCCGTCTTGATCCGGTCCTTGTATTTTTTTGCATCTTTGAAATTGAGGAAATCGGTCGACTCCATCGCGGCGTCCATCTCGACAAACGAGCCTTCATCGACCGTTAATGCAATCCTCTCGCGCGCACTGATGCGAAAATGATAGGTGCACTTCGGGCACACATTGAGATTGCGCTCAATTTCCTTGCTGTAGATAATCTCATTGCAGTTTTTGCACTTCGTCCAGAGCCCTTCGGGCATCCTGACATTCTTTGCTTCAACCGACTCGATCGGTGCCTTCTTGATATGAAACCAGGACATATTCTCTTACCTCATTTTCGAAATCAGGGGCGAGCTCATAAAGTGAACTCTTCTCCCCCAGTGAGAATGCTGACTTGCGGCAGACAAAGCGCGTGTAGTTCACGATGAATCTGCTCACGAAACTGCGGTTTGATGTGTGAAATCAGAACCGGCACTTCGGGTCGATCGAGTTTAGCAAGTTCTTCCTTGAGCAATGCCGGAGTCAGGTGACCGCTAAGGTTTGCCAATGCCGCCATATCATTGGGAAACGACGTCTCCACAAAGGCCAGTTTCAGGTTGGCCACCGCATGCCCCATCCGCCACAATGCCTCTGTCGTTGTCGTATCACCGGAAACCAGAATGGTCGCATGCCCATCGGAAATACAATAACCGGCAGCGTAGACAGTATGGTTCATTTCCACCCATGCGATTTTCAGCCCGGCTATTTCCGCGACCGCCCCGGCAACCAGCGGACAAAGCTTGACCGCAGGCTTGCCCGAGGGAATGACGGTAAAATCAGGATAAACCTGATTATTGAAAAAATGTTTATGCACCACATCCAGCACCTGCGGGGGTCCCCAAACCCGAATCGGCGTGGAACGCGAAATAAAAACATTATCGACCAGAAAGGGTAAATCGGCAACGTGATCGAGATGGGCATGCGTCAACAGCACATCATCAACCCTGACCTGCTGGTCGATCGGCAACATCAGCGCCACCGTTCCGGCATCAACCGCAAACGTGTCGTTGAGTAGCAACGCCGTCGTATAATGCCCCGGCGAACGGGAGCCGAAGTTTCCCAGGACCTGAACCTTCATAACACCCCTGTTAGCGGTACATTCCAGTAAAAAGTGCCTTTGTCCAGCACCGGGATCAGTTGCTCAGGCCAGCAAGGCACTTTTCAGTTCGCGAATAAAATCGGCGACTTGCTTCGTTAATGCCGACGTATCGCCCCCGGCGGCAATAATTTTGACCAACGCACTGCCAACGACCACCGCATCGGCAAAGGCCCCGACCGCAGCGGCGTCCGCCGGAGTGGTGATACCGAAACCGACAGCAACCGGGGTGGAACAGGAGGCCTTGATCTGCTGCACCTCAGTGGCGATCGCGGCAGCATCGACCGCTTGTGCTCCGGTCACTCCGGTCATCGACACATAATAAATAAACCCTTCGGCCTGAGACGCAAGTTTCAGCCGTCGTTCCGGCGGGGTTGTCGGGGCCAGCAGGGTGATCAGCTCAAGCCCGGCGGCGCGCATGTACGGCTGCAACTCCGCCGCTTCCTCCGGGGGCAAATCGACCAGCAACAGCGCATCGACCCCGGCGGCAACAGCGTCCTTGGCAAAGCGCTCGCCGCCATAGCGAAAGATGGGGTTATAATAGCCCATCAGGATAATCGGCACATTGGTGTGTTCCCGCGCTGTCCGCACCATCGCCAAAATTTTCGGCAGCGTCGTCCCCACCGCCAGTGCCCGTTCCGAAGCCGCCTGAATCGTCGGCCCATCGGCCATCGGATCGGAAAACGGAAACCCGATTTCGATCAGATCAGCTCCCGCCTCAACCAGGACGTGAATCAGCTCGCCGGTCGTCGCCAGGCACGGATCTCCGGCAGTAATAAACGGAATCAGCGCCGTTTCACCCCGCGCGCGAAGTTCATCAAATGTTGTCGCGATACGACTCATGGTATGACCATTTTCCAGTAAATTTCGTCAGTCTAATTCAATGACAGAGGCTTTTCAACCGTTTTCTCTGCGCCACTTTCCTCGTCGAGTAATTCCCGCACCTGCGCCAGCAATGCGAGAAAAAGCGGAGCAGTCATTCGCCCCGTCTGGACATTGTAACGGCTGGTGTGATAACTCGCAACCAGCACCGGCCCGCAACGCGGACGATATACGGCACCGTGAGCAAAAGGGAAATCGGTCAGTCGATCAATTACCCGGTCAGCCTTGAGCATCCGTAAATAACTGGTAAACGCCCCCTGCCCGAGCAAAACAATTACCTTCAACTGCGGCATGCAGGCGAATTCGGCTTTCAAGAATGATCGACAGGCAGCGAACTCGGCGGCGCTCGGTTTATTCTCCGGCGGCGCACATTTTACCGCATTGGTAATGTAGAGGTCGTTCAACTGCAATCCGTCGACGGCCGCAATCGCCTCCGGCTGGCTGGCAAACCCGACCTGGTGCAGGAGCGGATACATAAAATCACCCGCGCCGTCACCGGTAAAGGGCCGCCCCGTGCGGTTCGCACCGTGGGCACCGGGTGCCAAACCAACCAGCCCCACCCGCGCCTGGGAATCGCCGAAACCGGGTACCGGCCCGTTCACATAGTCGCCGCGGCTCCAGCCCCGTCTGGCTGGCAGCTTGTCCAGATAAGCGCAGAGCCGTGTGCACACGCGGCACCCGGCCAGTCCGGTCAGCCGAAGGTCCATCCTCGACTAACTTTTCGGCGGGGGCGTCCCGCCAGTTCTTTTATGTGACGTTCGTCGTCTGCGCGGAGGCTTATCCGCCGGCTTTGCCACAGCGCCCCGCCCGCCGCGACTGTGACCGCGCGCACCGCCGCGCTCAGGGGGAGCTGTTTTGCGTCGTGGGGTCCGTTTGTAGTCCCAGCAAAGATCTTCTTCGGTGGGCATGCAGCTGGGGATTTTGCTGCCAATGTATTCTTCAATCTCCGGCAGGTAATAAACCGTGTCTTCATCGGCGAAGCTGATCGCCTTGCCGAACGCTCCGGCGCGGGCGGTCCGCCCGATGCGATGCACATAATCATCGGCATTCTCCGGCAGGTCATAGTTGACCACATGGGTCACACCATCGATGTGCAGACCGCGCGAAGCTACGTCGGTGGCGACCAGATAATGCAGCCGGTTTTCTTTGAAATCATCGAGTATCTTCATCCGCTTGCGTTGCGGGATATCACCGGAAATGACCGCTGCCTTGATCTCGTTCACTTTAAGACGATCGACCAGGTACTCCGCTTCTTTCTTGGTATTGACAAAGAGTAAAACGTGCTCCAGGCCGTTTTCCTTCTTCATCAACCCGATCAGCAGCGCAAATTTCTCGCGGCGGGAGGCGTGATAGAGTAGCTGTTCAACTCGATCCGCCGTCACCTGCTCCGGCTTGATACTGACCTTCTCGGCCAGGTCCATGAACTCGTAGGCAAGCTCCATCACCCGTGCCGACAACGTTGCGGAAAAAAGCATCGTCTGGCGCTGATCGAAGGGGGGCAGCTTACGCAGAATGTAACGCAAGTCTTTGATAAACCCCATGTCAAACATCCGGTCAGCCTCATCGATGACCACCACCTCGACATTTTTAAAGGAGAAGACCCCCTGTTTGGCATAATCGATCAACCGCCCCGGCGTGGCCACGATCACGTCGACGCCATCTTTGAGAGCCTGGCGCTGCTTATCGTAATCGACGCCACCGAAAATCGGCTGCACCTTAAAGGGGCAGAACGCGCCCAGCTTCTCGGCATCGTCGCAAATCTGCACCACCAGTTCACGGGTTGGCGCCATAATCAACGCGCGCGGGTGAATCCCGGTCGGCTTGGGCCGCTGGAGGAAGCGGCTGAAGAGTGAAATCAGAAATGCCGCTGTTTTTCCGGTGCCGGTCTGTGCCTGGGCGGCGACATCCTTGCCGAGCAGCGCCAGCGGGATTGATTCTTCCTGCACCGGGGTCAGGTCAGTAAATCCGGTCTGGGCGATGCCCTGCAATACTTCAGTGGGTAAATCAAGTTCGGTAAACTTCATGTGCTGGAGAATCACCCCGCTATGCAGACAGGTTGATTCGCGGTCCTTTCAGTTAAAGTTCAAAATTCATCGCGTCGGCGACGGTGTGAATATCCTTGTCGCCGCGCCCGGAGAGACAAACGACGATAATCGCGTCGCGGTCAAGTGTCGGTGCCAGTTTCATCAGGTGCGCAATCGCGTGGGCACTTTCGAGCGCGGGGATGATCCCTTCCAGCTGGGTCAGCAGCTGGAACGCATCAAGCGCCTCCTGGTCGGTAATCGATACATATTCGGCGCGACCGCACTCGTGCAGCCAGGCGTGTTCCGGTCCGACTCCGGGGTAATCGAGCCCGGCGGAAATCGAATGCGCGTGATTGATCTGCCCGTCAGCGTCCTGCAAAAGGAAAGTCTTGTTGCCGTGCAGCACCCCGACCGCACCGGCACCAATACTGGCCGCATGTTTGCCGGTGTCAACACCGAGTCCGGCCGCCTCGACCCCGATCAACCGCACCGCCTGATCTTTGATGAAGGGGTAAAACATCCCCATGGCGTTCGAGCCACCGCCGATACAAGCCAGCGCGACATCGGGCAAGCGCCCTTCAGCGGCAAGGATCTGCTGCTTTGTTTCCTCGCCGATCACCGCCTGAAAATCGCGTACCAGTTGCGGATAGGGGTGCGGTCCGGCGACCGTGCCGATGACATAAAAGGTGTCGCGCACATGGGTAACCCAGTGCCGCAACGCCTCGTTCATAGCGTCTTTCAGGGTGTTGGTGCCGCTGGTGACGGGGTTGACTTTCGCCCCCAAAAGTTTCATGCGAAAGACATTCAACGACTGGCGACGGATATCCTCCGTCCCCATAAAAACTTCACACTCCAGATCAAAGAGCGCCGCCACCGTCGCCGTCGCCACCCCGTGCTGACCGGCCCCGGTTTCGGCGATCACCTTTTTCTTCCCCATGCGCCGCGCCAGCAGCGCCTGCCCCACGGTATTGTTGATCTTGTGCGCGCCGGTGTGATTCAGGTCTTCGCGTTTGAGATAGATTTTCGCCCCGCCAAGCTTTGCTGTCAACCGCTCCGCAAAATAGAGCGGACTCGGCCGACCGACATATTCTTTGAGATAATAGGAAAAATCGCGGTGGAATTGCGGGTCGTCCAGCGCCACGCGATAGGCGGCTTCCAGTTCGATCAGTGCTGGCATCAGCGTCTCGGCGACGTAGCGGCCACCGAATTCGCCAAAATGGCCGCGTTCATCCGGCAAGTTGTACATAAATTGAATCCTTTACTTGAAAATCACGTTGCCGTACACCAAGTCATCCGCCACATTGATGTCGGAAAAACGTCGTTCAATTCTCCGGCTTGCCTCAAGAATCTGCTGCAATATTTCCCGCACCAGCGCAACATCAAACATAGATCGCCTCACGATCAATATGGCTTTTCAAAAACGCATTCATCCGCTCCCGATAATGGACATGATCAACCCGTTCGTGCAAAGCCTCCTCCAACTCCTCCTTGACATGCACCAGAGTAAAAAGATTCGGCTCGCGCATCTGCACCACGATATCGATATCACTCGTTGCCGTGGCCTGATTGCGCGCAACTGAACCGAAAACCCCCAGAGCCGTCACTCCATAACGGGCTTCCAGCACAACCTTCTGATCACGCAACACGGATAATGTCTCTTCTCGACTCTGCATGCCGTTTTCTTTATTTTAAGGGGTACGATATTCGCCAACCAAAACCCGGCAGACCCTGGCTTACGGTGACACTGCTCTGGCGGCGGCGATAAACGCCGCCACCTTCGCTGCATCTTTCTGCCCCGGCGATCGCTCAACGCCGCTGGAAACATCGAC
Coding sequences within it:
- the ligA gene encoding NAD-dependent DNA ligase LigA, producing the protein MDIAAARARHAELSTQLHHHNRLYYALDTPEISDADYDRLFRELLELEQAFPQLTTDDSPSRRIGAPPLDKFTQMRHQQPMLSLDNALNENEIRAFDARVKRQLDTSDEIEYVCEMKLDGVAVELVYRHGRLVVGSTRGDGVTGEEITANLRTIRSLPLQLEAPYPALLEVRGEIYFDTAAFCTMNEERTAEGLPTFANPRNAAAGSLRQLDPALTAKRPLRIFCYGIGALDGVTPTRHDTLLNLLNDWGLPVNLSGMRKTVGVAGAIDYFRALIESRDALAFEIDGMVIKVNDLNLQRQLGATSRAPRWAIAAKFPPRQAETTVNDILLQVGRTGAITPVAVLQPVKISGVTVSRASLHNWDEIARLDVRIGDRVLVERAGDVIPDVVKVLTDRRDGSERPLPEPATCPACAAPVKRFNDEVVPRCQGLACPAQLKERIKHFVSRKAMDIDGLGGRYIDQLLELQRVTSVADLYTLQRDDLFRFERMGETLADKLLAAIAASKKRPLQRFLFALGIRNVGAHLAKVLARQFGSLERLSTATEEELTTIHEIGPQVAASVVSFFRNPDNRAILQRLAQAGVAAQEEAPRAGGALLGKTFVFTGTLSQLGRTEAQQKVERCGARASGSVSKKTDYVVAGTEAGSKLDKALQLGITVMTEEEFLVFIEGLEDSK
- a CDS encoding acylphosphatase, which translates into the protein MSKQRVTVNVTGTVQGVNFRYITYRQALALGVAGWVKNLPDGSVQLCFEGEERAVKQLLDWLHVGPSSARVDKLTIQPEAYRGEFDCFEILR
- the lptD gene encoding LPS assembly protein LptD, with protein sequence MRLKKYLFMGGLMCVALLLFIVPAVSAADEGAVALSADTLDFDREAGVYQARGDVQLKYSGMEMTSREMIWNAETREAQARGAVALRDSTTELNAERVTLRLNDKTASVTNGRLKFLGSGVRISGDQIEKTGEANYLITNGTFTACPGDPPAWKFSLDELDVTVGGYAVGKHGFFYLRDIPVLYLPYLFYPVKSERESGFMLPGFGFSDRKGYQLSLAWYQVIGRNLDATFSVDYFSRLGYGKGVEYRYLLGRDNSGEARLYHVNATNAAADNRYAGSWRHQGVLPGQVRLSADLHYVSANDFYADFGEAAGDYNRAQLESTLYAGRTWGLLNLSGGFNYLRDLENDNDTTVQRLPEMRLAAIRRQLARTPLWWRFDGETTYFWRRSGMKGLRLGVRPALATVVRPGGFFTFESEVAWLERVYQTSAAGPGAEHQGVFDGRMALSTRLLRDFSRPGSSLGLLRHEIEPELSYHFIPDDDQSHLPDFDTNDRLEPRNRLRFSLTNRVAGRFSREQGNSWRELLQLRLAQEFDLNEKRREPQSANDQRRPWLPLEMEALLRPTDFSFIDLDLAYDHSAEQGGFYKKFAAFNLRGELHAAGENRLSVEYRYSRDALEYVGGEVAFDWLQPLLLTYRHRYALDNNRTLERFVAAEYRGECWTLRLSLRNRPDDRNIYLTFELSGLDALSDFGGY
- a CDS encoding bifunctional folylpolyglutamate synthase/dihydrofolate synthase, with amino-acid sequence MTGQRSLEYLYGLQRFGIKLGLDNIRQLLLRLDRPDSAFPIIHIAGSNGKGSVAVALATMLRLSGYRVGLYTSPHLHHFGERIRVDGVPLAVDDLVRLTDRLRAQVGDLPVTFFELTTAMALTRFRECNVDIAILEVGMGGRLDATNAVTPLLCAITPICLDHAAYLGNDLATIAGEKGGIIKPEIPVVLGKQPPLAEQRLRVLAARQGAPLLCYGEDYRVIDTGETFTWQGPGGTLAGLTAGLAGAHQRDNLAQALCLAALLRERGFSLAATQLRRAVSETVWPGRLEWVDGAPGVLIDGAHNAGGAATLAAYLARHGARVHWVAAIKADKNCAEIIVPLLPFAASVICPPLPVEAGIDPQALSAAVTGYGTSSHTALDVAGALAAAQAACCENEIVLVAGSLFLAAAAREILIGTEARCA
- the accD gene encoding acetyl-CoA carboxylase, carboxyltransferase subunit beta — its product is MSWFHIKKAPIESVEAKNVRMPEGLWTKCKNCNEIIYSKEIERNLNVCPKCTYHFRISARERIALTVDEGSFVEMDAAMESTDFLNFKDAKKYKDRIKTAVKKSGGGDAVICGEGMIHGVPAVLAVFEFGFMGGSMGAVVGEKITRAIERGLANRAPVLIFSSSGGARMQESILSLMQMAKTSAALAKLKAAGIPFLSILTDPTTGGVTASFAMLGDLNIAEPRALIGFAGPRVIEQTIRQKLPEGFQRSEYLLEHGMVDMIIPRAEMKERLAQILRVFTKS
- a CDS encoding 3',5'-cyclic-nucleotide phosphodiesterase, translated to MKVQVLGNFGSRSPGHYTTALLLNDTFAVDAGTVALMLPIDQQVRVDDVLLTHAHLDHVADLPFLVDNVFISRSTPIRVWGPPQVLDVVHKHFFNNQVYPDFTVIPSGKPAVKLCPLVAGAVAEIAGLKIAWVEMNHTVYAAGYCISDGHATILVSGDTTTTEALWRMGHAVANLKLAFVETSFPNDMAALANLSGHLTPALLKEELAKLDRPEVPVLISHIKPQFREQIHRELHALCLPQVSILTGGEEFTL
- the trpA gene encoding tryptophan synthase subunit alpha; the encoded protein is MSRIATTFDELRARGETALIPFITAGDPCLATTGELIHVLVEAGADLIEIGFPFSDPMADGPTIQAASERALAVGTTLPKILAMVRTAREHTNVPIILMGYYNPIFRYGGERFAKDAVAAGVDALLLVDLPPEEAAELQPYMRAAGLELITLLAPTTPPERRLKLASQAEGFIYYVSMTGVTGAQAVDAAAIATEVQQIKASCSTPVAVGFGITTPADAAAVGAFADAVVVGSALVKIIAAGGDTSALTKQVADFIRELKSALLA
- a CDS encoding uracil-DNA glycosylase → MDLRLTGLAGCRVCTRLCAYLDKLPARRGWSRGDYVNGPVPGFGDSQARVGLVGLAPGAHGANRTGRPFTGDGAGDFMYPLLHQVGFASQPEAIAAVDGLQLNDLYITNAVKCAPPENKPSAAEFAACRSFLKAEFACMPQLKVIVLLGQGAFTSYLRMLKADRVIDRLTDFPFAHGAVYRPRCGPVLVASYHTSRYNVQTGRMTAPLFLALLAQVRELLDEESGAEKTVEKPLSLN
- a CDS encoding DEAD/DEAH box helicase is translated as MKFTELDLPTEVLQGIAQTGFTDLTPVQEESIPLALLGKDVAAQAQTGTGKTAAFLISLFSRFLQRPKPTGIHPRALIMAPTRELVVQICDDAEKLGAFCPFKVQPIFGGVDYDKQRQALKDGVDVIVATPGRLIDYAKQGVFSFKNVEVVVIDEADRMFDMGFIKDLRYILRKLPPFDQRQTMLFSATLSARVMELAYEFMDLAEKVSIKPEQVTADRVEQLLYHASRREKFALLIGLMKKENGLEHVLLFVNTKKEAEYLVDRLKVNEIKAAVISGDIPQRKRMKILDDFKENRLHYLVATDVASRGLHIDGVTHVVNYDLPENADDYVHRIGRTARAGAFGKAISFADEDTVYYLPEIEEYIGSKIPSCMPTEEDLCWDYKRTPRRKTAPPERGGARGHSRGGRGAVAKPADKPPRRRRTSHKRTGGTPPPKS
- the trpB gene encoding tryptophan synthase subunit beta, with product MYNLPDERGHFGEFGGRYVAETLMPALIELEAAYRVALDDPQFHRDFSYYLKEYVGRPSPLYFAERLTAKLGGAKIYLKREDLNHTGAHKINNTVGQALLARRMGKKKVIAETGAGQHGVATATVAALFDLECEVFMGTEDIRRQSLNVFRMKLLGAKVNPVTSGTNTLKDAMNEALRHWVTHVRDTFYVIGTVAGPHPYPQLVRDFQAVIGEETKQQILAAEGRLPDVALACIGGGSNAMGMFYPFIKDQAVRLIGVEAAGLGVDTGKHAASIGAGAVGVLHGNKTFLLQDADGQINHAHSISAGLDYPGVGPEHAWLHECGRAEYVSITDQEALDAFQLLTQLEGIIPALESAHAIAHLMKLAPTLDRDAIIVVCLSGRGDKDIHTVADAMNFEL